In Paenibacillus sp. FSL M7-0420, a single genomic region encodes these proteins:
- a CDS encoding cache domain-containing sensor histidine kinase: protein MNTFTAYVRQLRRQIAGRYYRISIKQRILFSFIVLITLSIGAMGTFSYWIAAQEIEDNAYAGSRETVSKTAQLLDSRLNDVALSVQSLMLSDAYRKMMLDVFSHEVSNYYVHLSDLQYVLSQAMFNQPIIESVLIVTPIGDFYPTTQIRAQDNSFYGSELYDLSKEQPGGYWAKGHYDRLFTGSQRVVSFIVRGIYEYPYTPISNVFIVVNIRESRIDELLNQGGEQAGRNYYLVSGEGEAVLESRWPFRGRFPWKPVLAGAGKAADPQDHYYSYGGKEYLVNYTSSAASPDWIISGMQSRDQLLGKLQRVQRITFYVIVVFLLITWLISNQLTSVLLKPLFKLRRLMRRVEENQLSVVYESRYEDEVAQVGFQFNRMMSEIQALIADVKTKEEDKRHAEIRALTAQMEPHFLYNTLNTIYCKSVMGENDDVNEMILSLSQMFQLGLSGGKDMIPLGDELSHMRQYFAIQQKCYEGLFEYTVTVEDESLLTCLLPKIILQPVVENSIQHGFSDRTIGGRIDITVSREQGVLHICITDNGRGLDAARVKQGMASAPQSRKGYALFNIRHRLALYYGDEARMDVGGEPGKGSRTDLWIPPREER from the coding sequence ATGAATACATTCACAGCCTATGTCCGGCAGCTCCGGCGGCAGATCGCCGGCAGGTATTACCGGATATCCATCAAACAGAGGATTCTGTTCTCGTTCATCGTGCTGATCACGCTGTCCATCGGTGCAATGGGCACCTTCTCGTATTGGATTGCCGCGCAGGAGATCGAGGATAATGCCTACGCCGGCAGCCGGGAGACCGTAAGCAAGACGGCCCAGCTGCTGGATTCCCGCCTGAATGATGTGGCGCTGTCCGTGCAGTCCCTGATGCTGAGCGATGCGTACCGCAAGATGATGCTCGATGTGTTCAGCCATGAGGTGTCCAATTACTATGTACATTTGTCGGATCTGCAATATGTGCTCTCCCAGGCAATGTTCAATCAGCCGATCATTGAGAGTGTGCTAATCGTAACCCCGATTGGCGATTTCTATCCCACTACGCAGATCCGGGCGCAGGACAACTCGTTCTACGGCTCGGAATTATATGATCTGAGCAAGGAGCAGCCGGGCGGCTACTGGGCCAAAGGACATTATGATCGGTTGTTTACAGGCAGCCAGCGGGTGGTCTCCTTCATAGTCCGGGGAATTTATGAATACCCTTACACGCCGATCAGCAATGTATTTATTGTGGTCAATATCAGGGAGAGCCGGATCGATGAGCTGCTGAATCAAGGCGGAGAACAAGCAGGGAGGAATTATTATCTGGTGAGCGGGGAAGGAGAGGCGGTGTTGGAGTCCCGCTGGCCGTTCCGGGGCAGATTCCCCTGGAAGCCGGTGCTCGCCGGAGCCGGGAAAGCGGCCGATCCGCAGGATCACTACTACAGCTATGGCGGCAAGGAATATTTGGTGAATTATACAAGCTCAGCCGCATCACCCGACTGGATCATCTCCGGCATGCAGTCGCGGGACCAGCTGCTGGGCAAGCTGCAGCGGGTGCAGCGCATTACCTTTTATGTCATCGTTGTCTTCCTGCTGATCACCTGGCTGATCTCCAATCAGCTGACATCTGTGCTGCTGAAGCCCCTGTTTAAGCTCCGGCGGCTAATGCGCAGAGTCGAAGAGAACCAGCTCAGCGTGGTGTATGAGAGCCGTTATGAGGACGAGGTTGCCCAGGTCGGCTTTCAGTTTAACCGGATGATGTCGGAGATTCAGGCGCTGATCGCGGATGTGAAGACCAAGGAGGAGGACAAGCGGCATGCCGAGATCCGTGCCCTTACGGCGCAGATGGAGCCGCACTTTCTGTACAATACGCTCAATACCATCTATTGCAAATCGGTCATGGGCGAGAATGACGATGTGAATGAGATGATCCTGTCCTTGTCGCAGATGTTCCAGCTCGGGCTCAGCGGCGGCAAGGATATGATTCCCCTTGGGGATGAGCTGTCCCACATGCGGCAGTATTTCGCCATTCAGCAGAAATGCTATGAAGGATTGTTTGAATACACGGTGACGGTGGAGGATGAGTCACTGCTTACTTGTCTGCTGCCCAAAATTATCCTGCAGCCGGTGGTGGAGAACAGCATCCAGCACGGATTCAGTGACCGGACTATAGGAGGCAGGATAGACATCACGGTCAGCCGGGAGCAGGGGGTGCTGCATATTTGCATTACCGACAATGGACGGGGGCTTGACGCTGCACGGGTCAAGCAGGGGATGGCCTCGGCTCCGCAGTCGAGGAAAGGCTATGCCCTGTTCAACATCAGGCACCGGCTGGCCCTGTATTACGGGGACGAAGCCCGTATGGATGTGGGTGGCGAGCCAGGTAAGGGATCACGGACGGATCTGTGGATTCCGCCTAGGGAGGAGAGATGA
- a CDS encoding response regulator, protein MDRKQEPERFKLCVIDDIKSVVEMVSRKPPWQEHGIEVAGTALDGEAGLQIIRETRPDIVLTDIRMPRMDGLQMTRAILEVLPDCKIIILSAYSEFSYAQEAMRLGALDFVKKPFSLEEIVNAVLKARELCREERQETARLAVMESKIKESLPILRQEYLTFLLHHQTTEADARSRWAYLDIPLDQHDFFVFVAEIDHFAEKLGGQPVQEVELLRFSLHNIFEETISALTRGVIIRESTDRYVCIMNGSDPETAARITEACCMNVSRFSRHTISIGVGLGTVAIQELGTAYRQALSALGYHFYTGGNGVYHYSNIENKPLSLHSYSAAAEQELLFALRSGNSAKSLQMLDQLFSELLDSGLLPDPRYVESVGYELGSRICRVLLEQFPYGQVEPLELRIAAMKNQVHPSLQDIRELLSWLCREACALVEEARSQESTRIIRQAVEYIHSHLDTGLSLEQVAKQINLSQGYFSNLFKKVQGISFQQYVMHEKMEKAKAMLIGGRQVQEIAQDLGYEHRRYFSEVFKKYTGMTPSEFKLHYLGKE, encoded by the coding sequence ATGGACCGGAAGCAGGAGCCGGAAAGGTTCAAATTATGTGTAATTGACGATATCAAAAGTGTGGTGGAGATGGTCTCGCGCAAGCCGCCGTGGCAGGAGCACGGTATTGAGGTCGCCGGTACGGCGCTTGACGGTGAAGCGGGGCTGCAGATCATCCGCGAGACCCGGCCCGACATTGTGCTGACGGATATCCGGATGCCAAGAATGGACGGCCTGCAGATGACCCGGGCGATTCTGGAGGTACTGCCGGATTGTAAGATTATTATCCTCAGCGCCTACTCGGAGTTCTCTTATGCCCAGGAAGCCATGCGGCTGGGGGCGCTTGATTTCGTGAAGAAGCCCTTTTCCCTGGAAGAGATTGTGAATGCAGTGCTGAAGGCCAGGGAGCTGTGCCGGGAGGAGCGTCAGGAGACCGCCAGACTTGCTGTGATGGAATCCAAAATCAAGGAAAGTCTGCCTATCCTCCGCCAGGAATATCTCACCTTCCTGCTGCACCACCAGACGACAGAGGCGGATGCCCGTTCCCGCTGGGCCTATCTCGATATCCCGCTGGACCAGCATGATTTCTTCGTGTTTGTCGCCGAGATCGATCATTTCGCGGAGAAGCTGGGCGGCCAGCCTGTGCAGGAGGTCGAGCTGCTAAGGTTCAGCCTGCACAATATTTTCGAAGAGACGATTTCCGCCCTGACCCGCGGCGTTATTATCCGGGAGTCGACAGACCGGTACGTCTGCATCATGAACGGCTCGGACCCGGAGACCGCCGCGCGGATTACGGAGGCCTGCTGCATGAATGTCAGCCGCTTCTCGCGTCATACCATTTCTATTGGCGTGGGTCTGGGTACGGTGGCGATTCAGGAGCTGGGCACGGCGTACAGGCAGGCGCTCAGCGCACTGGGGTATCATTTCTATACGGGGGGCAACGGGGTATATCATTATAGCAATATTGAGAACAAACCACTCTCGCTTCACAGCTATTCCGCCGCCGCCGAGCAGGAGCTGCTGTTCGCCCTGCGTTCCGGCAATTCTGCCAAAAGCCTTCAGATGCTGGACCAGCTATTCTCGGAGCTGCTGGACAGCGGGCTTTTGCCCGATCCGCGTTATGTTGAAAGTGTCGGCTATGAGCTGGGCTCCAGGATCTGCCGGGTCCTGCTGGAGCAGTTCCCTTACGGGCAGGTGGAGCCGCTGGAACTCCGAATTGCCGCCATGAAGAACCAGGTGCATCCATCCCTGCAGGATATCCGGGAACTGCTGTCCTGGCTGTGCCGGGAGGCCTGTGCGCTGGTGGAGGAAGCCCGTTCTCAGGAATCCACGCGGATTATCCGTCAGGCCGTCGAATACATCCATAGTCATCTGGATACGGGGCTGTCGCTGGAGCAGGTGGCGAAGCAGATTAACCTCAGCCAGGGATATTTCTCCAATCTGTTCAAGAAGGTGCAGGGGATTTCGTTCCAGCAGTATGTGATGCATGAGAAGATGGAGAAGGCCAAGGCGATGCTGATCGGCGGCCGGCAGGTTCAGGAGATCGCCCAGGATCTCGGGTATGAGCACAGGCGTTATTTCAGCGAGGTGTTCAAGAAATATACCGGCATGACCCCGTCCGAGTTCAAATTGCATTATCTTGGAAAAGAATAG